One window from the genome of Actinoplanes teichomyceticus ATCC 31121 encodes:
- a CDS encoding DUF5995 family protein: MTQPIWGPVQLQMSTILREHPDDVPAVVEQLTRLQDALCQVPPLLHGNPLADFNKLYLTITENVLDRLYAGKFKDPAFLSRLDVEFAARYFDALRYWTEGSPACPDVWAGLFTRIPGPDARALPSAVAGVNAHINFDLPFALVTTFDHLGTDPIDGSDQHHDYLQVNDIFAEEIPGLRRGYLDRWQLLIDTMNGDLDDWWQGEMVEYTRNVAWRNAQKIWAIRHDLAALDAERRRLDRTATGLGKLLLSPFASFLQ, from the coding sequence ATGACCCAGCCCATCTGGGGGCCAGTACAACTGCAGATGTCCACGATCCTGCGGGAGCACCCGGACGACGTGCCCGCGGTCGTGGAGCAGCTGACCAGACTGCAGGACGCGCTCTGCCAGGTCCCGCCGCTGCTGCACGGCAATCCGCTGGCGGACTTCAACAAGCTCTACCTCACCATCACCGAGAACGTGCTGGACCGCCTCTACGCGGGCAAGTTCAAGGACCCGGCGTTCCTGTCCCGGCTCGATGTGGAGTTCGCGGCGCGCTATTTCGACGCGCTGCGCTACTGGACCGAGGGCAGCCCGGCCTGCCCCGACGTGTGGGCCGGGCTGTTCACCCGGATTCCCGGACCGGACGCCCGCGCGCTGCCGTCCGCGGTCGCCGGGGTCAACGCGCACATCAACTTCGACCTGCCGTTCGCCCTGGTCACCACATTCGACCACCTGGGCACCGACCCGATCGACGGCAGCGACCAGCACCACGACTACCTGCAGGTCAACGACATCTTCGCGGAGGAGATCCCGGGCCTGCGGCGCGGCTACCTGGACCGGTGGCAGCTGCTCATCGACACGATGAACGGCGACCTGGACGACTGGTGGCAGGGTGAGATGGTCGAGTACACCCGCAACGTCGCCTGGCGCAACGCCCAGAAGATCTGGGCGATCCGGCACGACCTGGCGGCACTCGACGCCGAGCGCCGCCGGCTCGACCGGACCGCCACCGGCCTGGGCAAACTGCTGCTGTCGCCGTTCGCCAGCTTCCTGCAGTAG